The following proteins are co-located in the Sporolactobacillus pectinivorans genome:
- a CDS encoding ABC transporter ATP-binding protein yields the protein MTEPIITMNQIEKSYKLGENVVHALDHVSLTIKDGDFLSIVGPSGSGKSTLMHMMGCLDQPDSGEYVLAGSHIDKLKDRDLAAIRNKKIGFIFQNFNLLGKLTAVENVELPLLYRGIKAKERRARAMVCLQQVGLGKRAGHLPNQLSGGQQQRVAIARALTGEPQILLADEPTGALDSRTSEEIMDLLTDLNEKGRTIILITHDLHVARKAKRTVSIRDGRLWEGEHI from the coding sequence ATGACAGAACCGATCATCACCATGAACCAAATTGAAAAGAGCTATAAATTGGGCGAAAACGTGGTTCATGCATTGGATCATGTCAGTCTGACCATTAAAGACGGCGATTTTTTATCGATCGTCGGCCCGTCGGGATCGGGCAAATCGACACTCATGCATATGATGGGCTGCCTTGATCAACCGGATTCAGGAGAATATGTCCTAGCTGGAAGCCATATTGACAAATTAAAGGATCGGGACCTTGCTGCGATCCGAAATAAGAAAATCGGTTTCATTTTCCAAAATTTTAATCTGCTTGGTAAACTCACAGCCGTGGAAAATGTGGAACTTCCGCTTCTCTATCGGGGCATCAAGGCAAAGGAGAGGCGCGCCCGGGCAATGGTCTGTCTGCAACAGGTGGGGCTCGGAAAGCGGGCAGGTCATCTTCCGAATCAGCTTTCTGGCGGGCAGCAGCAGCGCGTCGCGATTGCCCGGGCACTGACCGGAGAGCCGCAGATACTGCTGGCCGATGAGCCAACCGGTGCGCTTGACAGCCGGACGAGTGAGGAAATTATGGATCTTCTGACGGACCTGAATGAAAAAGGGCGGACGATTATCCTGATCACACATGATCTGCATGTCGCCAGGAAGGCCAAAAGGACGGTCAGTATCCGTGACGGCAGACTGTGGGAAGGAGAACATATCTGA
- a CDS encoding efflux RND transporter periplasmic adaptor subunit gives MKRVWITIIVLILIVGGGAFWFLTQNKSAAAQVLYPTTTVQKGTIETDVSGSGDLVPATDEDITIGSGDASKTISTVDVAANDTVKQGAALLTYTDGTTLDAPAAGTITTVNAYAGQRVTVGRAVMHLTNYSDLNTVLQIDELDIPKVKDGQNVAVTVNAYPSKTFSGTVTSIAAEGTDTNGVSTFNVTVHLNSSSGLKPGMTTTGNIVLQKKANVLYLPTGAVHQAGNQSYVYLSSNTASQSQQSGFGRRRLMNMDTKQGSMVAVKTGISNDQSIEITSGLTAGQSVQLTAITRQSGTNSTSNSQSSYGMMSGFGGGQGFGGGRGFGGGGGRGFGSGTGTGGGQGSQMGNGGGNGQ, from the coding sequence ATGAAACGGGTCTGGATAACGATCATTGTTCTTATACTTATTGTCGGAGGAGGGGCATTCTGGTTTCTCACACAAAACAAATCTGCAGCTGCACAAGTTTTGTACCCAACAACGACGGTGCAGAAAGGAACGATTGAAACGGATGTCAGCGGTTCTGGGGATCTCGTGCCTGCCACTGATGAGGATATAACCATCGGATCAGGTGATGCCTCGAAAACTATTTCTACAGTTGATGTAGCAGCGAATGACACCGTCAAGCAGGGCGCTGCGCTGCTGACGTATACGGACGGGACAACCCTAGACGCGCCTGCCGCAGGGACAATTACCACTGTGAATGCGTACGCTGGACAAAGGGTCACTGTGGGCCGGGCTGTGATGCATCTGACCAATTACAGTGATCTGAACACTGTACTTCAGATTGATGAGCTCGATATACCGAAAGTTAAGGACGGACAGAACGTAGCGGTGACTGTGAATGCTTATCCGAGCAAAACATTCAGCGGAACAGTGACATCAATTGCAGCGGAGGGAACCGATACGAATGGTGTATCCACTTTCAATGTAACGGTTCACCTGAACAGTTCGTCAGGTCTGAAACCCGGCATGACGACAACCGGGAATATCGTACTTCAAAAAAAGGCTAACGTGCTTTACCTGCCAACCGGAGCAGTTCATCAGGCCGGCAATCAGTCTTACGTTTACCTTTCATCAAATACGGCTTCTCAGAGTCAGCAAAGCGGCTTCGGTCGCCGACGCTTGATGAATATGGATACGAAGCAGGGCAGTATGGTAGCGGTCAAAACGGGCATAAGCAACGATCAGTCAATTGAGATCACTTCTGGACTCACAGCCGGACAGTCTGTGCAGCTTACCGCGATCACAAGGCAATCCGGCACGAATTCCACTTCAAATAGTCAGAGCTCATATGGCATGATGAGTGGCTTTGGCGGAGGTCAGGGCTTTGGCGGAGGTCGTGGCTTCGGAGGCGGCGGAGGCCGTGGGTTCGGAAGCGGCACAGGCACTGGTGGTGGACAAGGTAGCCAGATGGGAAATGGAGGCGGCAATGGTCAATGA